A segment of the Catenuloplanes nepalensis genome:
CGCGCTCGCGGAGTACCGGGCGGTCCGGGACGAGCGCTTCCTGCCGTATCTCCGGATGACCGTCGGTCTGGCCTCGATGGAGCCGCCGGCGCCGGAGCAGGCCGCGCTGTTCGCGAAGATCGCGTCCGACCCGGCGGAGAGCACCCGCTTCTTCGGCGCGCTCCAGGGCAGCACCCCGATCGAGGAATATCTATCCCCGGAGAACGTCACCCGCATCATGACCGCCTGAACGGTGAGCTCTTTCAACCTGGCGCATGCGGTCCCGCCATTACCGGCCAGGTGGGAAACGACTCAGTGATCGGAGCGTCATTCGAGTCGTTGGAACGGCTTGAATGACGCCCCGATCACAAGCGGTGGCGGCTACCGGGTGCGGGTGCGGAACTGGCCGGTGCGGCGGGCCCGGCGGAGCATCAGGATCGCCGGCACCGTGCAGACCAGCATCGCGATCAGGCTGGCCTCCGGGCCGAAGACGCCGCCGGTCAGCACGGTCCGCGACGTGTCCAGCGCCAGGTGCAGCAGGCCGGTGTCGCCGCCCTCGGTGCCGGAGGTCGCGTTGCCGAAGACGCCCAGCTCCGTGAAGTTCCAGGCGAAGTGCAGGCCGATCGGCAGCCACAGCGAGCGGGTCAGCATGTAACCGGCCGTGGTCAGCGTGCCACCGGCCAGGCCGATCGCGAGCGCGCCCCAGAGCGTGGCGTTCTCGTTGACCAGGTGCGTCGCGCCGAAGAACGCGGACGAGGCGACCACCGCGATCAGGCTGCCGGCGCGCTCCTCCAGGATCCGGAACACCACGCCGCGGAACAGCAGCTCCTCGTTCACCGCGACGCTCATCATCGCGCCCATGGTGACCAGGAACGCGCCGAACGAATTCCAGCGCATGCTCTCCCAGCCGCCGAACACGCCGATCAGCAGAATGGTCGTCAGGAACAGCGCGAAGCCGAGCAGAATGCCATTTCGCAGGCCCTTCCACATGGCGTCTCGGGCCACCTCCACCGCCTCCCGGCCCTCCACCCGACGGTTCAGCCAGACGTAGGCGGCGATCGCGGCCGCGCTGGTCAGCAGCCCGGCGACCAGTGCGACCAGCGGGTTGAAGCCGGCCAGCACGTTGATCCCGCGGGTCGCGGACAGTACGGCGACCATCGCGACGAAAAGAATCGGAAAGCGGAATCGCCTGAGCTGTTCCTGCTGCGGAGTGGTCATCGGCCCGATCCTTCGTGGTCGCTCATCCCTTGACGTGAACGACTTTATGGATCGGGCCGAGTCACCCCATCCCCGTGCGGGGGGCAATCCCGGATCCCCCGCGCGGGGGATCGCCGTCAGCGGTCGAGCGCCGCGTCCAGGTTGACCGCCGCGGAGATCAGCGCGAGGTGCGTGAACGCCTGCGGGAAGTTGCCGAGCTGCTCGCCGGACGGGCCGATCTCCTCGGCGAACAGGCCGACGTGGTTCGCGTAGGTCAGCATCTTCTCGAAGATCATGCGCGCCTCGCGGACCCGGCCGGCCCGGGTGAGCGCCTCGACGTACCAGAAGGAGCAGAGGTTGAACGTGCCCTCCTGACCGGCGAGCCCGTCGTGGCCGGTGTGCGCGTACCGGTGGACCAGGCTGTCCGAGGCCAGCTCCGCCGAGATCCGGTCCAGCGTGGACAGAAATCGCGGGTCGGTCGGGCCGGAGAACTTGACCAGCGGCATGACCAGCAGGGACGCGTCCAGCAGTTTGCTGCCCGGGTGCATCACGTACGCGCCGACGTCCCGGTCCCAGCACGAGTTCTGCACGAACCGGTACGCCTGGTTGCCGAGCTTGCGCCACCGCTCGATCGGCGCCGGCAGCCCGCGGTCCCGGGCCAGGCGGCAGGCCCGGTCGTACGCCACCCAGGTCATCAGCGCGGAGTAGGTGAACCGCTGGCGCGGGCCCCGGATCTCCCAGATGCCCTCGTCCGGCTCCTGCCAGTGGCTGGCCAGCCAGTCGAGCCGCTTGGAGAGGTGGGTCCACAGGTCGTAGGAGATCGGCACCTCGCGGTTGTAGAGGTAGACCGAGTCCATCAGCTCGCCGTAGACGTCGATCTGCCGCTGGTTGACCGCGTTGTTGCCGATCCGGACCGGCGCGGAGCCGCGGTACCCCTCCAGGTGGTCGAGCGTGAACTCGGGGATCTCCGGGCTGCCGTCCACCGCGTACATGATCATGAGGTCGCGTTCCCGGTCGGCGTCCGCCTCCTCGCAGCGCTTCTGCACCCAGTCCATGAACGCGGCCGCCTCCTCCAGGAAGCCCAGCCGCATCAGCGCGTAGATGGTGAACGCGGCGTCGCGCAGCCACGCATACCGGTAGTCCCAGTTCCGGATGCCGCCCAGTTCCTCCGGCAGCGACGTGGTCGGCGCCGCGATCAGCGCGCCGGTCGGGTGGTAGACCAGCAGCTTGAGCGCCAGGGCGGAGCGCTGCACGGTCTCCCGCCAGCGCCCGCGGTACTTGCACTGGCTCAGCCACCGCTGCCAGAAGTCCGAGGTGCGCACGAACAGGTCCTCGTTCTCGCCCTCGATGAGCGGGCGCACCTCGCCCTTCCACTCCAGCTGGATCTCCACGGTCTCGCCCTCGTCCAGCGTGAACGTGGCGCCGACGCCGTCCGCCTCGATCTTCAGCGGCACGCTGGTGCGCAGCACGAACCGGCCGGCCGCGGACGTGAAGACCGCGCCCACGCCGCTGACGAGCTCGACCGTGTGCGACACCCGGCCGTAGTCGAACGCGGGGTGGCAGGCCAGCTCGAACGTGGCCCGGCCGCGGACCGCGCGCGCCCGGCGCACCAGCAGGTCACGCGCGGCCGCGGTCTCCGACGTCTCCGGCACCATGAAGTCGATCACCTCGCCGACCGCCTCCGCGCCGACGAAGCGGGTGACCAGGATGTTCGTCTCCGGCAGGTAGAGCTGCTTCGGACGGGCCGACGCCCGGCTGTGGATCGAGAAGTAGCCGCCCTTCCGGGAGTCGAGCAGCGAGGCGAAGAGCGACGGCGCGTCGAACCGGGCCGGGCAGTACCAGTCGATGGTGCCGTCCGTCCCGACCAGCGCGATGGTGCGCAGGTCGCCGACGATGCCGTGCTCCTCGATCGGGAGGTAGCCGTTGCGGGGGAGTGTCATGGTTCGTCCTCTCGCTGGGGCTCGCTTCCTAAACCATCGCTCAGGTCAGCGCCTCCGGCAGCGGAACAGCGTGAATGACAGTGAGACGAGAGACCGCCCGAGTCAGCACGACATAGAGCCTGTTCAATCCGCGTGGCTCGGCCGCAACGATCTCAGCAGGCTCGACGACGATCACGTGGTCGTACTCGAGTCCCTTGACGATCGAGGCCGGGACGATCTCGACCCGCTCGTTAAGTTTCAGTTTCGCCCGCAGGCCGTCGACCACGGCATCCGCCGCGATCACCGCCACCGACCCCTCGTGCTCCAATGCCGCCCGCACCGCGCGATCAAGATCTAGATCTAGATCATCCGTCGCGTGTACGTCGAGCGAGCCGTCCCTGCGCAGCGACTCGGCCGGCGGGACGTTGACCGCGAGGTGCGGCAGCAGACGGTTGGCCAGCTCCACCACCACGGCCGGCACCCGGAAGCCGACGGTCAGCGGCACCACCGGCGCGCCCGGCTTTCCCAGGTGCGCGAGCGACACCGCCCAGTCCGCGGACGCCCACGGCGCGGTGCCCTGCGCCAGGTCGCCGAGCAGCGTGATCGAGCCGTGCTCGCTGCGCCGCGCGACCGCCCGGCACTGCATCGGGGAGAGGTCCTGCGCCTCGTCCAGCACCACGTGACCGAAGCTCGGCATCCGGTCGAGCAGCCCGGCGATCTCGTCCATCAGCACCGTGTCGGCGTTCGTCCATCGTGTGCTCTTGGCGGTCCTGGCGGGCTTGAGCTGGACGATCGACGCCTGTTCCTCGTCGGTGAGCAGGCCGTCCGCGTGCTCCCGCAGCGCGTCGCGGTCGGTCAGCAGCCGGTGCAGCAGGCCCTCCGGCGTCAGCGCCGGCCAGACCTCGTCCAGGAACTCGGTCACCGGTTTCGCCTTCGCCATCCGCCGCTGCCACGACTCCGGCGGCGAGTCGCCCCGGCGCGCCTCCGACTGCCGGAGCAGCAGCGACACCACCCGGGCCCGGACCCGCTCGCGGCCCACCGCGTAGGGCAGGCCCTCCCGCCGCGCCTCGTCCACCACCCGGCGCAGCGGCTCCTCGCCGATCCGCCACCGGTACGAGCCGTCCGGCACCGTCATCGGCGCGCTCGGCTTGCCGATGTGCGACCAGACCGCGCGGTGCAGCACCTCCGCCATCCGCACGTCGTGCTTGACGATCGCGGCCTCGACCGTGTCCTCGCCCCTGATCGGCACGCGCGCGATCAGGTCCTCGACCGTGCTCTGCGCGACCTCCACCTCGCCCAGCGCGGGCAGCACCGCCGCGATGTAGCCGAGGAACGCCCGGTTCGGCCCGACGATCAGCACGCCGGAGCGGCGCAGCCGTTCCCGGTGCAGATACAGCAGGTACGCCGCCCGGTGCAGACCCACCGCGGTCTTACCGGTGCCCGGCGCGCCCTGCACACACAGTGAGTCGGCCAGGTCCGCACGGACCAGCTCGTCCTGCTCCGGCTGGATCGTCGCCACGATGTCCCGCATCGGCCCGACGCGCGGCCGCTCGATCTCCTGCGTCAGGATCCGTGACGCGGTGCCCAGCTCCTCGCCGCGGTCCAGGTGCTCGTCCTCGAACGACGTGATCACGCCCTCGGCGAAGCCGAACCGCCGCCGGACCGCCACGCCCTGCGGCTCCCGCACGCTGGCCCGGTAGAACGAGCGCGAGATCGGCGCCCGCCAGTCCAGCACCATCGGCTCGCCGGCCTCGTCCGTGACGTGCCGGCGCCCCACGTGGTAGTCGTGCCCCGCGTGTTCCCCGTCGCCGAAGTCCAGACGCCCGAAGAACAACGGCGTGCTCGGGTCGTCGGCCAGCTCCAGCACCCGCCGCGCCATGTGCCGGCCGAGCTGCTCCGCCGTGTACGAGTCGCCGGCCACCTTGTCGCCGGTCGCGAACAACGCCTCCGCGTGCTCCCGCATCCGCCGCAACGCCGACCGCGACGCGGTCAGGTGGGCTCGCTCGGCCGTCAACTCAACTTCAAGATCTGCGGACACGCTGCATCCTCACGCATTCTCGCCGCTACTCGCTCGCGTATCCGCAGTCCGTCACCTCCGGACCCGGCGCGTGGGACGTCCGCTCCGGTGCCATCCACCGCGGCCGTCAAGCGGCCATCGACCTTACGCGCCCACCCACCTCCATTCCACCGAATTACCACCGAGGCGACCCGCGAGACTCCCGCGGAGCGTGCGGCTGGGATGATCGGGGTGGCTGAGGGAGGGGTGCTGATGACCGACGCGGAGCGGCGCGGGTCGCAGCGGGTGACGATCTCGGACCCGCGGGTCATGCGGGCGCTGGCGCATCCCGCGCGGCTGGCCATCATGGAGCACCTCGGCTCGACCGGGGAGTCGGTGACCGCGACCTCGTGCGCGGAGGTCGCCGGGCTGTCGCCGAGCGCGACCAGTTACCACCTGCGCGCGCTGGCCAAGGCCGGCCTGGTCGAGGCCGCGCCGAGCCGGGGCGACGGGCGCGAGCGCCTGTGGCGGGCGGTGGCGCCGTCGTTCAGCATCGACGCCGGCCGGGACGCGTCCGACGACACCCGGGCCGCCGAGATCGCGCTGGTCGACACCCACCTGCAGCGCGACTTCGAGCGGATCCGCACCTACGCCCGGACCGCGCATCTGTTCCCGCCCGAGTGGTACAACGTCGGCCAGCTCAGCAGCATCGTCTGCACGATGACGCCGGACGAGGCCCTCAAGGTCAACCAGGCGATCATGGACCTGATCGACCCCTACCGCCGCCGCAACCGCGCGGACCCCCCGTCCGAGTCCCGCACGGTCGTCATCCACTACGCCGCGACCCCCCAGGACGTCACGGACTGACCGGCCTCATCCGATCGCCGCGATGTCCCCGTTCTCGAAGTAGATGGCCTGGTGCAGCCGGCCGCCGAGTGCGACCGCGTAGCGCGCGAGGACCTCCTGTCCGGAGATCTTTCCCTGCTCGATCTGTGACACCCGTCCCTTCGTGATCCCCATCCGCTCCGCGATCTGCTGCTGAGTCATGCCCCGCGACTTCCGCAGCTCCGCGAGCCGATGCCCGACAACCGTCGCCAGAAGTTCCTGCTTGCCGGCCTCGAACGCCTGCTCGCCTCCGGCGGCTTCGATCTCCTCGGCGCGAATGTCCTTCCATCGCACGTACTTGCTGTTCATGGCTGATCACCTTCCCCGGCGGTGCGTTCTTTCAAGTAGATCTCGTAGCGCTGCTCGGCCAATGGGATGGCTGTGCGATACCACTCGTTCCACTGCCCGGACTTGTCCCCAGTAACCAACAGGATGCTGCTTCGCCAGGGATCGAATGCGAACAGGATGCGCATCGTTCCTGGTCGGAGCTCCTTGAGATTCGCGAGCACAGAGTCGCGGATCGTGTCAACGAGTGGGCGTCCCAGTCCTGGGCCGTGCTCGGCAAGCACGTCGATGGCTTGGGACACGCGGGCGCGATC
Coding sequences within it:
- a CDS encoding CPBP family intramembrane glutamic endopeptidase, with protein sequence MTTPQQEQLRRFRFPILFVAMVAVLSATRGINVLAGFNPLVALVAGLLTSAAAIAAYVWLNRRVEGREAVEVARDAMWKGLRNGILLGFALFLTTILLIGVFGGWESMRWNSFGAFLVTMGAMMSVAVNEELLFRGVVFRILEERAGSLIAVVASSAFFGATHLVNENATLWGALAIGLAGGTLTTAGYMLTRSLWLPIGLHFAWNFTELGVFGNATSGTEGGDTGLLHLALDTSRTVLTGGVFGPEASLIAMLVCTVPAILMLRRARRTGQFRTRTR
- a CDS encoding glycoside hydrolase family 15 protein — encoded protein: MTLPRNGYLPIEEHGIVGDLRTIALVGTDGTIDWYCPARFDAPSLFASLLDSRKGGYFSIHSRASARPKQLYLPETNILVTRFVGAEAVGEVIDFMVPETSETAAARDLLVRRARAVRGRATFELACHPAFDYGRVSHTVELVSGVGAVFTSAAGRFVLRTSVPLKIEADGVGATFTLDEGETVEIQLEWKGEVRPLIEGENEDLFVRTSDFWQRWLSQCKYRGRWRETVQRSALALKLLVYHPTGALIAAPTTSLPEELGGIRNWDYRYAWLRDAAFTIYALMRLGFLEEAAAFMDWVQKRCEEADADRERDLMIMYAVDGSPEIPEFTLDHLEGYRGSAPVRIGNNAVNQRQIDVYGELMDSVYLYNREVPISYDLWTHLSKRLDWLASHWQEPDEGIWEIRGPRQRFTYSALMTWVAYDRACRLARDRGLPAPIERWRKLGNQAYRFVQNSCWDRDVGAYVMHPGSKLLDASLLVMPLVKFSGPTDPRFLSTLDRISAELASDSLVHRYAHTGHDGLAGQEGTFNLCSFWYVEALTRAGRVREARMIFEKMLTYANHVGLFAEEIGPSGEQLGNFPQAFTHLALISAAVNLDAALDR
- a CDS encoding HelD family protein, giving the protein MSADLEVELTAERAHLTASRSALRRMREHAEALFATGDKVAGDSYTAEQLGRHMARRVLELADDPSTPLFFGRLDFGDGEHAGHDYHVGRRHVTDEAGEPMVLDWRAPISRSFYRASVREPQGVAVRRRFGFAEGVITSFEDEHLDRGEELGTASRILTQEIERPRVGPMRDIVATIQPEQDELVRADLADSLCVQGAPGTGKTAVGLHRAAYLLYLHRERLRRSGVLIVGPNRAFLGYIAAVLPALGEVEVAQSTVEDLIARVPIRGEDTVEAAIVKHDVRMAEVLHRAVWSHIGKPSAPMTVPDGSYRWRIGEEPLRRVVDEARREGLPYAVGRERVRARVVSLLLRQSEARRGDSPPESWQRRMAKAKPVTEFLDEVWPALTPEGLLHRLLTDRDALREHADGLLTDEEQASIVQLKPARTAKSTRWTNADTVLMDEIAGLLDRMPSFGHVVLDEAQDLSPMQCRAVARRSEHGSITLLGDLAQGTAPWASADWAVSLAHLGKPGAPVVPLTVGFRVPAVVVELANRLLPHLAVNVPPAESLRRDGSLDVHATDDLDLDLDRAVRAALEHEGSVAVIAADAVVDGLRAKLKLNERVEIVPASIVKGLEYDHVIVVEPAEIVAAEPRGLNRLYVVLTRAVSRLTVIHAVPLPEALT
- a CDS encoding ArsR/SmtB family transcription factor is translated as MTDAERRGSQRVTISDPRVMRALAHPARLAIMEHLGSTGESVTATSCAEVAGLSPSATSYHLRALAKAGLVEAAPSRGDGRERLWRAVAPSFSIDAGRDASDDTRAAEIALVDTHLQRDFERIRTYARTAHLFPPEWYNVGQLSSIVCTMTPDEALKVNQAIMDLIDPYRRRNRADPPSESRTVVIHYAATPQDVTD
- a CDS encoding helix-turn-helix domain-containing protein, producing the protein MNSKYVRWKDIRAEEIEAAGGEQAFEAGKQELLATVVGHRLAELRKSRGMTQQQIAERMGITKGRVSQIEQGKISGQEVLARYAVALGGRLHQAIYFENGDIAAIG
- a CDS encoding type II toxin-antitoxin system RelE/ParE family toxin — protein: MSDEEWDIYVVDEVREWIRSLDPIDRARVSQAIDVLAEHGPGLGRPLVDTIRDSVLANLKELRPGTMRILFAFDPWRSSILLVTGDKSGQWNEWYRTAIPLAEQRYEIYLKERTAGEGDQP